In the Serinus canaria isolate serCan28SL12 chromosome 22, serCan2020, whole genome shotgun sequence genome, one interval contains:
- the DBNL gene encoding drebrin-like protein isoform X1 has protein sequence MALNLAKNGRALQEAYGSVVAAGSRTDWALFTYEGNSNDLRVAGSGEGGLEEMVEELNSGKVMYGFCRVKDPNSGLPKYVLVNWTGEGVNDVRKGACANHVSTVANFLKGAHVTINARAEEDVEPELIMEKVAKASGANYSFHKESSKFQDSGPQAPVGSVYQKTNAMSEIKRVNKDNFWAKAEKDEENRRLEERRRAEEERSRLEQERRQRELREAAGREQLFKARASEIEAQKRLQQQQEAESRDREQQQWTERAEEGEARRGVRRSQSVEKAQEAATLIAQRAVNPRDIFKQRERAGPGDTGLPAQPGKLRSPFLQQELNSVPSPASPSREVWGSPPASPGPAAGRDSGYSSGVLGSHGEENLYEEPPEPSAIYEEPPQEQADDAKYDYRVEYQEPPDLAGKGLCARALYDYQAADDTEISFDPENIITNIEMIDEGWWRGYGPDGHFGMFPANYVELIE, from the exons ATGGCGCTGAACCTGGCCAAGAACGGGCGGGCGCTGCAGGAGGCCTACGGGAGCGTGGTGGCCGCGGGGAGCCGCACGGACTG GGCTCTGTTCACCTACGAAGGCAACAGCAATGACCTGCGAGTGGCCGGCTCTGGAG AGGGGGGCCTGGAGGAGATGGTGGAGGAGCTCAACAGCGGGAAGGTGATGTACGGCTTCTGCCGCGTCAAGGATCCCAACTCGGGGCTGCCCAAATACGTCCTGGTCAACTGG ACAGGTGAAGGCGTCAATGACGTGAGGAAAGGAGCCTGCGCCAACCACGTCAGCACTGTGGCCAACTTCCTGAAG gggGCTCACGTCACCATCAATGCCCGGGCAGAGGAGGACGTGGAGCCCGAGCTCATCATGGAGAAGGTGGCCAAGGCCTCGGGGGCCAACTACAGCTTCCACAAGGAGAGCAGCAAGTTCCAGGACTCGGGGCCCCAGGCCCCCGTG ggctctgtgtACCAGAAGACAAACGCCATGTCTGAGATCAAGAGGGTCAATAAGGACAATTTCTGGGCCAAAGCAGAG AAGGACGAGGAGAACCGGCGGCTGGaggagcggcggcgggcggaggAGGAGCGGTCGCGGCTGGAGCAGGAGCGGCGCCAGCGGGAGCtgcgggaggcggcggggcgggagcaGCTGTTCAAGGCCAGGGCCAGTGAGATCGAGGCCCAGAA Gagactccagcagcagcaggaggctgagagcagggacagggagcagcagcagtgg ACGGAGCGCGCCGAGGAGGGCGAGGCACGCCGGGGCGTCAGGAGGAGCCAGTCGGTGGAGAAAGCCCAG GAGGCAGCCACGCTGATCGCCCAGAGAGCCGTCAACCCCCGCGACATCTTCAAGCAAAGGGAGAGAGCGGGGCCGGGGGACAcggggctgccagcacagccag GGAAGCTGCGCAGCCcgttcctgcagcaggagctgaactcggtgcccagccctgcctcccccagcagggaggTCTGGGGGTCCCCCCCGGCCTCCCCAGGGCCTGCAGCAG GACGAGACTCTGGGTACAGTTCTGGAGTGCTAGGCTCCCACGGGGAGGAGAACCTGTACGAGGAGCCCCCGGAGCCCTCGGCCATCTACGAGGAGCCCCCCCAG GAGCAAGCTGACGATGCCAAGTATGACTACAGGGTGGAGTACCAGGAGCCCCCAGACCTGGCGGGGAAGGGGCTCTGTGCCCGGGCACTCTATGACTACCAGGCTG CTGATGACACCGAGATCTCCTTTGACCCTGAGAACATCATCACCAACATCGAGATGATCGACGAGGGCTGGTGGCGCGGCTACGGCCCCGACGGCCACTTCGGCATGTTCCCCGCCAACTACGTGGAGCTGATCGAGTag
- the AEBP1 gene encoding LOW QUALITY PROTEIN: adipocyte enhancer-binding protein 1 (The sequence of the model RefSeq protein was modified relative to this genomic sequence to represent the inferred CDS: deleted 1 base in 1 codon) yields the protein MVPAGPPRSCLLLTAALLPLLPVPAPGAAPGPPALSDAEIEEFLRGFLGPGDGGDRDGDGTELGFGTDLSTGTGTGTGAPGPLPEPEKPRKGKKEKPPKKPKERPRGPKKDKVKDKDRGKNKPPKKPKEKPPKGSENPPKGSEKNPKGSEKAPKGSKKPKEKPPKATKPSGKKPPVPPSPPTIQEPSQGKEDEETPEFLEPSHKEEEEEDGGVRGELEEPPDERWGLGREDWNPEPQPEEPEPPTLDYNEQLEREDYEDFEFIRRQQKPPKPPGRRRPERVWPQPEETRPEEPPPQPPLQPPPQPPPQPPLPGPVTEGDYGEGFEPPDYDDWSYGLPPPTKPHEHPDKEDRMETDEEKIRASKPKKEEEEEEERWVEEKGQDRKGKPKKTGGKKWDPDEEEWAPPAEKKRCPPIGLESHRIEDDQILASSMLRHGLGAQRGRLNMQAGTNEEDFFDGAWCAEDDSRAHWLEVDTRRVTLFTGVITQGRDSQIHDDFVTSFYVGFSNDSQHWVMYSNGYEEMMFYGNVDKDTPVLSEFPEPVVARYIRIYPQRWNGSLCLRLEVLGCPLSAVSSYYTQQNEVTSTDNLDFRHHSYKDMRQLMKVVNEECPTITRIYNIGKSSRGLKIYAMEVSDNPGEHETGEPEFRYTAGLHGNEALGRELLLLLMQFLCKEYQDGNPRVRGLVSDTRIHLVPSLNPDGYELAHEAGSELGNWALGHWTEEGFDLFENFPDLASALWAAEERRLVPHQFPNHHIPIPEHYLSEDAAVAVETRAVMAWMDKNPFVLGANLQGGEKLVSFPFDTARPSPPTPAAAPHLLDYEDERPELQETPDHAVFRWLAISYASAHLSMAETFRGGCHAQDVTDAMGIVQGAKWRPRAGSMNDFSYLHTNCLELSIYLGCDKFPHESELQQEWENNKESLLTFMEQIHRGIKGVVTDQQGEPIANATIVVGGINHNVRTASGGDYWRILNPGEYRVSARAEGYNPSVKTCHVLYDIGATQCNFVLSRSNWKRIREIMAMNGNRPIRRVVPGRPMTPRERLRLRLRLRHRMRLREQLRLRRLNATTTGGPTAPPPSTALPFPFSSTAYTPWSQEPPTAGTWEMDTETEVVTELVTETEGWELHTGTAQPLTTAETYTVNFGD from the exons ATGGtcccggcggggccgccccgctcctgcctcctgctgacGGCCgcgctgctgccgctgctgccggTACCGGCaccgggggcggccccgggcccCCCCGCGCTCTCCGACGCCGAGATCGAGGAGTTTCTGCGGGGCTTCCTCGGACCCGGGGACGGCGGGGACCGGGACGGGGACGGTActgagctgggctttggcaCCGACCTcagcaccggcaccggcaccggcacgG GCGCTCCGGGGCCGCTGCCGGAGCCTGAGAAACccaggaaggggaagaaggaaaagcccCCCAAGAAGCCCAAGGAGAGACCCCGGGGCCCCAAGAAGGACAAGGTCAAGGACAAGGACCGGGGCAAGAACAAACCCCCCAAGAAACCCAAGGAGAAGCCGCCCAAAGGCTCTGAAAACCCACCAAAAggctcagaaaaaaacccaaaaggctCTGAAAAGGCCCCAAAAGGCTCCAAAAAGCCCAAGGAGAAGCCACCCAAGGCCACCAAACCCTCTGGCAAGaagccaccagtgccaccaagTCCCCCCACTATTCAAGAGCCCTCCCAGGGCAAGGAGGATGAAGAGACACCCGAGTTCCTGGAGCCTTCTcacaaggaggaggaggaggaggatggaggtgTCCGCG gagagctggaggagccccCAGATGAGCGCTGGGGGCTGGGCCGGGAGGACTGGAaccctgagccccagccag AGGAGCCGGAGCCCCCGACCCTGGACTACAACGAGCAGCTGGAGCGGGAGGACTACGAGGACT tcGAGTTCATCCGGAGGCAGCAGAAGCCCCCGAAGCCCCCGGGCAGGAGGAGACCTGAGCGGGTGTGGCCCCAGCCCGAGGAGACAC GGCCCGAGGAGCCCCCACCACAgccccccctgcagcccccaccacagccccccccgcagccccccctgcccggcccggtGACCGAGGGTGACTACGGCGAGGGCTTCGAGCCCCCGGACTACGACGACT ggTCCTACGGGCTGCCACCCCCCACCAAGCCCCACGAGCACCCGGACAAAGAGGACAGGATGGAGACGGACGAGGAGAAAATCAGAGCCT CGAAGCccaagaaagaggaagaggaggaggaggagcgcTGGGTGGAGGAGAAGGGCCAGGACCGCAAAG gaaaaccaaaaaaaacaggaggaaagaaGTGGGATCCAGATGAGGAGGAATGGGCCCctccagcagagaagaaaa ggtgtcccccGATCGGGCTGGAGTCCCACCGCATCGAGGACGACCAGATCCTGGCCTCCTCCATGCTGCGCCACGGGCTGGGAGCCCAGCGCGGCCGCCTCAACATGCAG gcgGGCACCAACGAGGAGGATTTCTTCGATGGCGCCTGGTGCGCCGAGGACGACAGCCGCGCGCACTGGCTCGAGGTGGACACGCGCCGCGTCACCCTGTTCACCGGGGTCATCACCCAGGGCCGCGACTCCCAGATCCA CGATGACTTTGTCACCAGCTTCTACGTGGGCTTCAGCAACGACAGCCAGCACTGGGTGATGTACAGCAACGGCTACGAGGAGATG ATGTTTTATGGCAATGTGGACAAGGACACGCCGGTGCTGAGCGAGTTCCCCGAGCCAGTGGTGGCCCGCTACATCCGCATCTACCCCCAGCGCTGGAACGGGAGCCTCTGCCTGCGCCTTGAGGTCCTGGGGTGTCCCCTCTCTG ctgtcagcagctACTACACCCAGCAGAATGAGGTGACCTCCACGGACAACCTGGACTTCCGACACCACTCCTACAAGGACATGAGGCAG CTGATGAAGGTGGTGAATGAGGAGTGTCCCACCATCACCCGCATCTACAACATTGGCAAGAGCTCACGGGGGCTGAAGATCTACGCCATGGAGGTCTCCGACAACCCGGGCGAGCATGAGACGG GTGAGCCCGAGTTCCGCTACACGGCGGGGCTGCACGGGAACGAGGCGCTGGGccgggagctgctgctgctgctgatgcagTTCCTGTGCAAGGAGTACCAGGACGGGAATCCCCGCGTGCGGGGCCTGGTCAGCGACACCCGCATCCACCTGGTCCCCTCCCTCAACCCCGACGGCTACGAGCTGGCCCACGAGGCG ggctctgaaCTGGGCAACTGGGCACTGGGCCACTGGACAGAGGAAGGCTTTGACCTCTTTGAGAACTTCCCTGACCTGGCCTCGGCGCTGTGGGCAGCCGAGGAGAGGCGGCTGGTGCCCCACCAGTTCCCCAACCACCACATCCCTATCCCGGAGCACTACCTGTCCGAGGATGCGGCG GTGGCAGTGGAGACACGGGCTGTCATGGCGTGGATGGACAAGAACCCCTTTGTGCTGGGAGCCAACCTGCAGGGTGGGGAGAAGCTGGTGTCCTTCCCCTTCGACacggcccggcccagcccccCGACGCCGGCGGCTGCCCCTCACCTGCTGGACTATGAGGACGAGcgccctgagctgcaggagaccCCCGACCACGCCGTGTTCCGCTGGCTCGCCATCTCCTACGCCTCGGCACACCTGAGCATGGCCGAGACCTTCCGCGGGGGCTGCCACGCGCAGGACGTCACCGACGCCATGGGCATCGTGCAGGGTGCCAAGTGGCGCCCCCGGGCTGGCA GTATGAATGACTTCAGCTACCTGCACACCAACTGCCTGGAGCTCTCCATTTACCTGGGCTGTGACAAG TTCCCCCACGAgagtgagctgcagcaggagtgggAGAACAACAAGGAGTCTCTGCTCACCTTCATGGAGCAG ATCCACCGGGGAATCAAGGGTGTGGTGACAGaccagcagggagagcccatCGCCAACGCCACCATTGTGGTGGGGGGCATCAACCACAACGTCAGGACAG CCAGCGGCGGGGACTACTGGCGCATCCTGAACCCGGGCGAGTACCGCGTGTCGGCGCGGGCCGAGGGCTACAACCCCAGCGTCAAGACCTGCCACGTCCTCTACGACATCGGGGCCACCCAGTGCAACTTCGTCCTGTCCCGCTCCAACTGGAAGCGCATCCGGGAGATCATGGCCATGAACGGGAACCGGCCGATCCGCCGCGTGGTGCCGGGCCGGCCCATGACACCCCGCGAGCGGCTGCGCCTGCGGCTGCGCCTGCGGCACCGCATGCGGCTGCGGGAGCAGCTGCGGCTGCGGCGCCTCAACGCCACCACCACTGGCGGCCCCACGGCCCCGCCGCCCAGCACggccctgcccttccccttcAGCAGCACGGCCTACACGCCCTGGAGCCAGGAGCCACCCACTGCCGGCACCTGGGAGATGGACACGGAGACAGAGGTGGTCACCGAGCTGGTGACAGAGACGGAGGGCTGGGAGTTGCACACGGGCACGGCGCAGCCGCTCACCACGGCCGAAACCTACACCGTGAACTTTGGGGACTAG
- the DBNL gene encoding drebrin-like protein isoform X2 — translation MALNLAKNGRALQEAYGSVVAAGSRTDWALFTYEGNSNDLRVAGSGEGGLEEMVEELNSGKVMYGFCRVKDPNSGLPKYVLVNWTGEGVNDVRKGACANHVSTVANFLKGAHVTINARAEEDVEPELIMEKVAKASGANYSFHKESSKFQDSGPQAPVGSVYQKTNAMSEIKRVNKDNFWAKAEDEENRRLEERRRAEEERSRLEQERRQRELREAAGREQLFKARASEIEAQKRLQQQQEAESRDREQQQWTERAEEGEARRGVRRSQSVEKAQEAATLIAQRAVNPRDIFKQRERAGPGDTGLPAQPGKLRSPFLQQELNSVPSPASPSREVWGSPPASPGPAAGRDSGYSSGVLGSHGEENLYEEPPEPSAIYEEPPQEQADDAKYDYRVEYQEPPDLAGKGLCARALYDYQAADDTEISFDPENIITNIEMIDEGWWRGYGPDGHFGMFPANYVELIE, via the exons ATGGCGCTGAACCTGGCCAAGAACGGGCGGGCGCTGCAGGAGGCCTACGGGAGCGTGGTGGCCGCGGGGAGCCGCACGGACTG GGCTCTGTTCACCTACGAAGGCAACAGCAATGACCTGCGAGTGGCCGGCTCTGGAG AGGGGGGCCTGGAGGAGATGGTGGAGGAGCTCAACAGCGGGAAGGTGATGTACGGCTTCTGCCGCGTCAAGGATCCCAACTCGGGGCTGCCCAAATACGTCCTGGTCAACTGG ACAGGTGAAGGCGTCAATGACGTGAGGAAAGGAGCCTGCGCCAACCACGTCAGCACTGTGGCCAACTTCCTGAAG gggGCTCACGTCACCATCAATGCCCGGGCAGAGGAGGACGTGGAGCCCGAGCTCATCATGGAGAAGGTGGCCAAGGCCTCGGGGGCCAACTACAGCTTCCACAAGGAGAGCAGCAAGTTCCAGGACTCGGGGCCCCAGGCCCCCGTG ggctctgtgtACCAGAAGACAAACGCCATGTCTGAGATCAAGAGGGTCAATAAGGACAATTTCTGGGCCAAAGCAGAG GACGAGGAGAACCGGCGGCTGGaggagcggcggcgggcggaggAGGAGCGGTCGCGGCTGGAGCAGGAGCGGCGCCAGCGGGAGCtgcgggaggcggcggggcgggagcaGCTGTTCAAGGCCAGGGCCAGTGAGATCGAGGCCCAGAA Gagactccagcagcagcaggaggctgagagcagggacagggagcagcagcagtgg ACGGAGCGCGCCGAGGAGGGCGAGGCACGCCGGGGCGTCAGGAGGAGCCAGTCGGTGGAGAAAGCCCAG GAGGCAGCCACGCTGATCGCCCAGAGAGCCGTCAACCCCCGCGACATCTTCAAGCAAAGGGAGAGAGCGGGGCCGGGGGACAcggggctgccagcacagccag GGAAGCTGCGCAGCCcgttcctgcagcaggagctgaactcggtgcccagccctgcctcccccagcagggaggTCTGGGGGTCCCCCCCGGCCTCCCCAGGGCCTGCAGCAG GACGAGACTCTGGGTACAGTTCTGGAGTGCTAGGCTCCCACGGGGAGGAGAACCTGTACGAGGAGCCCCCGGAGCCCTCGGCCATCTACGAGGAGCCCCCCCAG GAGCAAGCTGACGATGCCAAGTATGACTACAGGGTGGAGTACCAGGAGCCCCCAGACCTGGCGGGGAAGGGGCTCTGTGCCCGGGCACTCTATGACTACCAGGCTG CTGATGACACCGAGATCTCCTTTGACCCTGAGAACATCATCACCAACATCGAGATGATCGACGAGGGCTGGTGGCGCGGCTACGGCCCCGACGGCCACTTCGGCATGTTCCCCGCCAACTACGTGGAGCTGATCGAGTag
- the DBNL gene encoding drebrin-like protein isoform X3 — MALNLAKNGRALQEAYGSVVAAGSRTDWALFTYEGNSNDLRVAGSGEGGLEEMVEELNSGKVMYGFCRVKDPNSGLPKYVLVNWTGEGVNDVRKGACANHVSTVANFLKGAHVTINARAEEDVEPELIMEKVAKASGANYSFHKESSKFQDSGPQAPVGSVYQKTNAMSEIKRVNKDNFWAKAEKDEENRRLEERRRAEEERSRLEQERRQRELREAAGREQLFKARASEIEAQKRLQQQQEAESRDREQQQWTERAEEGEARRGVRRSQSVEKAQEAATLIAQRAVNPRDIFKQRERAGPGDTGLPAQPGRDSGYSSGVLGSHGEENLYEEPPEPSAIYEEPPQEQADDAKYDYRVEYQEPPDLAGKGLCARALYDYQAADDTEISFDPENIITNIEMIDEGWWRGYGPDGHFGMFPANYVELIE, encoded by the exons ATGGCGCTGAACCTGGCCAAGAACGGGCGGGCGCTGCAGGAGGCCTACGGGAGCGTGGTGGCCGCGGGGAGCCGCACGGACTG GGCTCTGTTCACCTACGAAGGCAACAGCAATGACCTGCGAGTGGCCGGCTCTGGAG AGGGGGGCCTGGAGGAGATGGTGGAGGAGCTCAACAGCGGGAAGGTGATGTACGGCTTCTGCCGCGTCAAGGATCCCAACTCGGGGCTGCCCAAATACGTCCTGGTCAACTGG ACAGGTGAAGGCGTCAATGACGTGAGGAAAGGAGCCTGCGCCAACCACGTCAGCACTGTGGCCAACTTCCTGAAG gggGCTCACGTCACCATCAATGCCCGGGCAGAGGAGGACGTGGAGCCCGAGCTCATCATGGAGAAGGTGGCCAAGGCCTCGGGGGCCAACTACAGCTTCCACAAGGAGAGCAGCAAGTTCCAGGACTCGGGGCCCCAGGCCCCCGTG ggctctgtgtACCAGAAGACAAACGCCATGTCTGAGATCAAGAGGGTCAATAAGGACAATTTCTGGGCCAAAGCAGAG AAGGACGAGGAGAACCGGCGGCTGGaggagcggcggcgggcggaggAGGAGCGGTCGCGGCTGGAGCAGGAGCGGCGCCAGCGGGAGCtgcgggaggcggcggggcgggagcaGCTGTTCAAGGCCAGGGCCAGTGAGATCGAGGCCCAGAA Gagactccagcagcagcaggaggctgagagcagggacagggagcagcagcagtgg ACGGAGCGCGCCGAGGAGGGCGAGGCACGCCGGGGCGTCAGGAGGAGCCAGTCGGTGGAGAAAGCCCAG GAGGCAGCCACGCTGATCGCCCAGAGAGCCGTCAACCCCCGCGACATCTTCAAGCAAAGGGAGAGAGCGGGGCCGGGGGACAcggggctgccagcacagccag GACGAGACTCTGGGTACAGTTCTGGAGTGCTAGGCTCCCACGGGGAGGAGAACCTGTACGAGGAGCCCCCGGAGCCCTCGGCCATCTACGAGGAGCCCCCCCAG GAGCAAGCTGACGATGCCAAGTATGACTACAGGGTGGAGTACCAGGAGCCCCCAGACCTGGCGGGGAAGGGGCTCTGTGCCCGGGCACTCTATGACTACCAGGCTG CTGATGACACCGAGATCTCCTTTGACCCTGAGAACATCATCACCAACATCGAGATGATCGACGAGGGCTGGTGGCGCGGCTACGGCCCCGACGGCCACTTCGGCATGTTCCCCGCCAACTACGTGGAGCTGATCGAGTag